The following are encoded in a window of Camelus ferus isolate YT-003-E chromosome 28, BCGSAC_Cfer_1.0, whole genome shotgun sequence genomic DNA:
- the RFX8 gene encoding LOW QUALITY PROTEIN: DNA-binding protein RFX8 (The sequence of the model RefSeq protein was modified relative to this genomic sequence to represent the inferred CDS: deleted 1 base in 1 codon): MAEVVPASPSGSAGGRSLHSGIIQWLVDNFCVCEGCSVPRCLMYEMYVETYGQDAQNQVNPAMFGKLVHLVFPELGTRRLGTRGSARYHYDGICIKKSSFFYAQYCYLLGEKRYHSGDIAAFEKSTNYNSILQEEGACDSRSPIKTDPAGPPLSEFRRCPFWEQELAKKYSCTTLAFLADKYCGYCQDVLQNVRNQDLEKVEDSLTSFWKSLQQDTVMLLSLPDVAMLFKCYDVQLYKGIEDVLLRDFLEDVSLQYLKSVRLFSKKFKLWLLTALEGFPALLQISKLKDVTVFVKRLGRKIYLSNMAKTMRIVLKSSWRASTLKSDLHAIICQGTWDVLETAPQGSWSSVDDPEENTEMKCLSSLISLLGTSTDLSVFLNCLSANLQARVFQPSRSREEFMRLAATFQLRWNFLLTAVSKAMTLCHRDSFGSWHLFHLLLLEYMIHIIQSCLEKEEEDKDMGNLKDMLPDDQPPVPPDQEPFHRPDGSPAQEPEVLGADLPRVTLRHRSQDGCDPAGNSVVVRVPGFLVDTTTSNKLIQILLEDKATESTIKLSLPLGQETLITLNDGQKFVIHISDVS; the protein is encoded by the exons GTTGGTGGACAATTTCTGCGTCTGCGAAGGGTGCAGTGTGCCTCGCTGCCTCATGTACGAGATGTACGTGGAGACCTACGGGCAGGATGCTCAGAACCAAGTCAACCCCGCCATGTTCGGGAAG CTTGTGCACTTGGTTTTTCCTGAGCTTGGTACCCGAAGGCTGGGCACGAGAGGAAGTGCCAG GTATCACTATGATGGAATCTGTATCAAGAAAAGCTCGTTCTTCTACGCCCAGTATTGCTACCTTCTGGGTGAAAAACGGTATCACAG TGGAGACATCGCTGCCTTTGAAAAATCTACTAATTATAACAGCATCCTCCAAGAAGAAGGAGCA TGTGACAGTCGTTCACCGATAAAGACAGACCCCGCTGGACCACCTCTGTCTGAGTTCAGGAGATGCCCATTCTGGGAGCAGGAGCTGGCCAAGAAGTACTCCTGCACAACG CTGGCCTTTCTTGCTGACAAATACTGCGGCTACTGCCAAGACGTTTTACAAAATGTGAGGAACCAAGACCTCGAGAAG GTGGAGGACTCACTCACTTCCTTCTGGAAGTCCCTGCAGCAGGACACGGTCATGCTTCTGTCACTGCCCGACGTG GCCATGCTCTTCAAGTGCTATGATGTGCAGCTGTACAAG GGGATTGAGGACGTGCTCCTGCGTGACTTTCTGGAAGATGTGTCCCTTCAGTACCTAAAATCTGTCCGGTTATTTAGCAAGAAGTTTAAGCTGTGGCTTCTCACGGCTCTGGAAGGTTTCCCAGCCCTCTTACAGATCTCCAAACTCAAAG ATGTTACCGTGTTTGTCAAAAGACTGGGAAGAAAGATCTATCTTTCCAACATGGCTAAG ACCATGAGAATAGTGCTGAAAAGCAGCTGGCGGGCCAGCACCCTGAAGTCGGACCTCCATGCCATCATCTGTCAGGGCACTTGGGATGTTCTCGAGACGGCCCCGCAGGGGAGCTGGAGCAGCGTGGATGATCCGGAGGAGAACACGGAGATGAAAT GTTTGAGCAGTTTAATTTCTTTGCTGGGGACGTCAACAGACCTCAGCGTGTTCCTGAATTGTCTGTCTGCAAATCTCCAAGCACGGGTCTTCCAG CcaagcagaagcagagaggagtTTATGAGACTGGCTGCCACTTTCCAGCTGAGATGGAATTTCCTCCTCACGGCCGTGAGCAAAGCCATGACCCTCTGCCACAGGGACAGCTTCG gctcCTGGCACCTGTTTCATTTGCTGCTTTTGGAATACATGATTCACATAATTCAGTCGTGcctagaaaaggaagaggaggacaaGGACATGGGAAATCTGAAGGACATGCTACCGGATGACCAGCCTCCTGTCCCACCAGACCAGGAGCCCTTCCACCGTCCAGATGGCTCACCTGCTCAGGAGCCTGAAGTCCTGGGTGCGGACCTCCCCCGGGTGACGCTGAGACACAGGAGCCAGGACGGATGTGACCCGGCTGGGAACAGTGTGGTGGTCAGGGTCCCGGGCTTCCTGGTGGACACCACCACCAGCAATAAG CTCATCCAGATATTGTTGGAAGATAAGGCCACGGAAAGCACCATCAAACTCAGCCTTCCTCTGGGACAGGAAACCCTCATCACCCTGAATGATGGACAGAAATTTGTGATCCACATATCAGATGTGTCCTAG